One Falco biarmicus isolate bFalBia1 chromosome 9, bFalBia1.pri, whole genome shotgun sequence genomic region harbors:
- the NPS gene encoding neuropeptide S, which produces MTFGFAGSGFTSLQNSTQSAALPHARAWGSLCRLNFVFILWISMILLCSSYPVVPSTSSNPFYLNCQLYGKSDYCLVLLNNCLAKVGRNEELAFLKPYLEMPFNKRSFRNGVGSGIKKTSFRRAKS; this is translated from the exons ATGACGTTTGGCTTTGCAGGCTCAGGTTTTACGTCACTGCAGAATTCGACGCAgtcagcagctctgcctcaTGCTAGGGCGTGGG gaagtctATGCAGgttaaactttgttttcattctttggaTCTCAATGATACTCTTGTGCTCGAGTTACCCAGTTGTCCCTTCCACG agCAGCAATCCTTTTTATTTGAATTGCCAGCTGTATGGAAAATCTGATTACTGCCTCGTCCTGCTGAATAACTGCTTAGCCAAGGTGGGCAGGAATGAAGAACTGGCTTTTTTAAAGCCTTACCTGGAGATGCCTTTCAATAAACGGTCCTTTCGCAATGGTGTTGGatcaggaattaaaaaaacttcCTTTCGAAGAGCAAAGTCATAA